In the Quercus lobata isolate SW786 chromosome 5, ValleyOak3.0 Primary Assembly, whole genome shotgun sequence genome, one interval contains:
- the LOC115992672 gene encoding uncharacterized protein LOC115992672 isoform X1 — translation MASMLQKRIAMRRKIHILRAQTKCSKSVKRSFINTATLLYIYKLILKLEAIKREYLNLMATKKEYLKLMKNMQVPEDVEVQKLMEGFLVKVNCEKGEDRLVIILEAFDEMGLNVQQARVSSNKRFEMEAIVVAQDQALDVKEVTEALLGALKRKLEMRHYTQEA, via the exons ATGGCTTCCATGCTGCAAAAGAGGATAGCTATGCGCAGAAAGATTCATATCCTTCGAGCCCAAACCAAGTGCTCCAAATCT GTTAAAAGGAGCTTCATCAACACGGCTACTCTTTTATACATTTACAAACTAATACTCAAGTTGGAGGCTATCAAAAGAGAGTACTTGAACCTAATGGCTACTAAAAAAGAATACCTAAAGCTAATGAAGAATATGCAGGTGCCtgag GATGTAGAAGTGCAGAAGCTGATGGAGGGATTTCTAGTAAAGGTGAACTGTGAGAAAGGAGAAGACAGGCTAGTTATAATCTTGGAGGCCTTTGATGAGATGGGTCTTAATGTTCAGCAAGCTAGAGTTTCAAGCAACAAACGTTTTGAAATGGAAGCCATTGTTGTGGCACAAGACCAGGCTCTGGATGTAAAAGAAGTAACTGAAGCTCTCTTAGGAGCATTGAAAAGAAAGTTGGAGATGCGACACTACACTCAAGAAGCTTGA
- the LOC115992672 gene encoding uncharacterized protein LOC115992672 isoform X2, whose product MASMLQKRIAMRRKIHILRAQTKCSKSVKRSFINTATLLYIYKLILKLEAIKREYLNLMATKKEYLKLMKNMQDVEVQKLMEGFLVKVNCEKGEDRLVIILEAFDEMGLNVQQARVSSNKRFEMEAIVVAQDQALDVKEVTEALLGALKRKLEMRHYTQEA is encoded by the exons ATGGCTTCCATGCTGCAAAAGAGGATAGCTATGCGCAGAAAGATTCATATCCTTCGAGCCCAAACCAAGTGCTCCAAATCT GTTAAAAGGAGCTTCATCAACACGGCTACTCTTTTATACATTTACAAACTAATACTCAAGTTGGAGGCTATCAAAAGAGAGTACTTGAACCTAATGGCTACTAAAAAAGAATACCTAAAGCTAATGAAGAATATGCAG GATGTAGAAGTGCAGAAGCTGATGGAGGGATTTCTAGTAAAGGTGAACTGTGAGAAAGGAGAAGACAGGCTAGTTATAATCTTGGAGGCCTTTGATGAGATGGGTCTTAATGTTCAGCAAGCTAGAGTTTCAAGCAACAAACGTTTTGAAATGGAAGCCATTGTTGTGGCACAAGACCAGGCTCTGGATGTAAAAGAAGTAACTGAAGCTCTCTTAGGAGCATTGAAAAGAAAGTTGGAGATGCGACACTACACTCAAGAAGCTTGA
- the LOC115991895 gene encoding probable WRKY transcription factor 65, translating to MEGRFINNPFMSSEQDENDSIPENAAESPPSTYFHDMMKITTSSSSSSSSPRKSKRAIQKRVVSVPIKDVEGSRQKSESNTPPSDSWAWRKYGQKPIKGSPYPRGYYRCSSSKGCPARKQVEKSRMDPTMLLVTYSSEHNHPWPASRNHHNNHSNSNNHPTVVKTEKRETVTSQPDPEPVHEERFADLGNGDASSLITTSDEFRWFSDMETTSSTILESPIFAERSAGDSDVAMFFPMGEEDESLYADLGELPECSVVFRGVGPRVEIF from the exons ATGGAGGGTAGGTTCATCAACAACCCATTTATGAGTAGTGAGCAAGATGAGAATGACAGCATCCCAGAAAACGCTGCTGAATCCCCTCCTTCTACTTACTTTCAcgacatgatgaagatcactacttcctcttcttcttcttcttcgtcccCAAGAAAAAG TAAGCGGGCAATTCAGAAAAGAGTGGTGTCAGTGCCAATCAAAGACGTTGAAGGGTCCCGCCAGAAAAGTGAGAGCAATACTCCACCGTCTGATTCTTGGGCTTGGAGGAAGTACGGTCAGAAACCCATCAAAGGTTCCCCATATCCTAG GGGTTACTATAGGTGCAGTAGTTCAAAGGGCTGCCCAGCTAGAAAACAAGTAGAGAAGAGTCGGATGGACCCCACTATGCTACTAGTCACATACTCTTCCGAACACAACCACCCTTGGCCAGCTTCTAGAAACCATCATAACAATCATAGCAATAGCAACAACCACCCAACGGTAGTCAAGACCGAAAAGCGCGAAACTGTGACGAGTCAGCCCGACCCGGAACCCGTACACGAAGAAAGATTCGCGGATCTAGGCAACGGCGACGCGTCGTCGTTAATCACGACGAGCGACGAGTTCAGGTGGTTCAGCGACATGGAAACGACGTCGTCTACAATACTCGAGAGCCCGATTTTCGCGGAGAGGAGCGCGGGAGACTCTGACGTGGCGATGTTTTTCCCGATGGGAGAGGAGGACGAGTCGCTATACGCTGACCTCGGCGAGTTGCCGGAGTGCTCCGTTGTTTTCCGCGGCGTGGGACCTAGAGTCGAGATTTTTTGA